The bacterium DNA window GGCGCGCACCTGCTGGCCAACGACATCGCCAAGAAGATCCAGCAGGAGATGCAGTACCCCGGCCAGATCAAGGTGACGGTGATCCGCGAGACGCGGGCGGTGGATTACGCGAAATAGCCGCGTGGTCGGCGTGGTAAAAAGATTGCTTCGTCGGTCGCAAAAAGCGCTCCCTCCTCGCAATGACGGAGGTCGGGACTGTGGAGAAGGCGTTCTGCGTGTACATTGATGACCAATGGCCACAACACGGTCATCTACACTGGCATGACAAGCGATCTGAAGAGCAGAGTCTGGCAGCACAGGAATGGCGTGGTCAATGGCTTTACGCGGCGATACCGGCGGACGAAACTGGTGTACTGAGAGGTATGCCCGGGAGCCGAAGCAGCCATTCTCCGCGAAAAGCAGATCAAGGGCGACTCGCGGAAAAGGGAATTGGAATTGTTTCGCAGGTAGAACCCGACATGGCGAGACCTGTCTGCTGATCTTTAGGATGCGGCCCCACTGCCCCCATCGTCATTGCGAGGAGGCCGCTCTTCGGCCGACGAAACAATCTTTTTCCAGCGCCACAGGACAGGATTCCCCATGCGCCTGATGTTCATCGCCGATATCACCGGACGGCCCGGCCGCTGGATCGTCTCGCAGCTTTTGTGGGGATTCAAGCGGAAGCACGCGATCGACTTTG harbors:
- a CDS encoding GIY-YIG nuclease family protein, which gives rise to MTNGHNTVIYTGMTSDLKSRVWQHRNGVVNGFTRRYRRTKLVY